Genomic segment of Arachnia propionica:
CGGCCGCCAGGAGATCCAACCGCACCCCGACGGTGTTGCACGCCGAGAACGCCTCGAACCGCATGCGGTCACCGTTGGCGGTGCAGATCGGGTCCCGCATGCCGGAGGGTGTCGGCTGGAAGTACCGGGTCTGGGCCACGTCTGCCAGCACGAGCAGACCGCGGGCCAGCACGAGCGGCTGGGCGGCGAATCCCGAGAAGAACTCGGGCGCCTCAGTGAGCCCCTCGGGCGTGAGGGCGGGGGCCAATTCCAAGGTCAGGCCGGTGCTGTCCAGAGCCGAGGCCGAGGTGAACGATCTCATGGTGGAACCGTACCGGGCAGCGCTGACAAAAATCGCTGGATCGGGTGGGTGCGCGCCTGCCCGGATCGTTTGCCGGGGGAGCCCGGGGGTGTCAAAATGAGCCGTTGCGGCCGGGAGCGTGGAGAGGAAAGCTCATGGATCATGAGACCGCGCGGCGCGGAGTACTGGACGCGATCCCGTTGCTGGCCTCGAAACGATCCGAGAAAAAGGTGATCGCCGCGCTGTGGGAAATGGGATACGACCGCGCGGCCGCCGAGCAGCTCACCCTCCTGGTGCCCTCCGCGCTGGCCTGGCCGCTCTGCAGGCGGGCCGGGCTCAGGAATTTTCCCGACCATTTCGTCGTCTCCGACGATCGTGGCCGTGAGATCCGGGTTCCCGTCGCCGACCTGCACTACTTCACCGCCGCACTGAGACTGGGGATCGACACCTTCGAGAACGGCTGGTTGGAGGAGGTGCCCCGCAGGGTCTACGAACAGGTGGTCAGGCGGAGCGCGGAACTGGACGCGGTCGGCAAAACCCTCGAACAGGGGGGTGACCTGTCGGGAAGCACGATGCAGGCGCTGATGATCTACGTCAAGGACGCCGAGGCCTTCGTCAGGTCCGGTTCAGTCGGCTGATCCCCGCCCCATCGAGTCGGGAAGCCAGCGGCCGTTCTCGACGGCCTCCAGGGTCCTGTCCAAGGCCCGGCGATCCCCGTCGGCGAGGTGCGCGGTCAGGTCCTCGTCGAGGGCGCGAACCACGACGAGGGCCTCCGACAGCAGTTTCCTGCCGACCTCGGTGAGCGAGATCTCCTGCACCCGGCGGTCACCGGGACGGCGAATCCGCGTGACGGCCTTCAAAGCTTCCAACTGGTCCACGAGGGTGACCACGAGGCTGGGTGCCACCCGCATGCCCGAAGCGATTTCCCGCTGTGAGGCCTTGGTCCTCGAATCGACGAAGGCCATCAGACCGACCTGTTTGGGAGCGAGCCCGAGGGGTTCCAGGCGTTGCCGGGCGAGTTCGGTGACCTGAACGCCCAGGATGCCGAGCCTCACGGAAGCGGAATTCAGGATCTTGTCTCCGTCGCCCATGCCGCGTAGCGTATCCGAACAAGAATATTCAGTTCTGAATGATGAAGAGGAGAACGTTATGCCCTGGTGGATTGCCCTGCTGAACACGGTGGCCGCCCTCCTGTCCGTGGTTTTCGCGGCGATCACCCTCGCCCGCCCCAACCAGTTCATCCCTCCCACGCTTCGGCGTCAGACCGATCGTTTCGCCGCGGCGACGTACGCGGTGCGGGCCATTCCGCTTGGCCTTGCGGTGGTCGTGGTCGTCTGGGTCGCCCCGGCGGGGATCGCCACGGCCTTCCTGCTGGGGGTCGCCTGCGTCGCTCAGGTCGGGGATCTGGTGCTCGGGGTCGTCCACCGCGTGTGGGGGATGGCCGGTGGGGCCGGCTCGGTCGTCGTCTTCCATGCGGTCGGGGTCGCGGCGGCTGCGGGAGTGGTGGGGTGAAGCCAGTCGCCGCATCTGTGTACACAATTGCTACAATTGCCTGTGTGGAAACCATTACGCGTGAAGTGAGTACTCGCGAACTGCGCAGCCAGCTCTCGGATGTGCTCGGGCGCGCCATGTATGCGGGCGAACGGATCGGGGTCACCCGTAACGGGAAACTGGCTGCCGTGGTGGTTGGCGTCGAAGACCTCGAAGCCTTGGAGGCGTACGAGATGGATCAAGACATCGCTGCGTATCGCAGGTCCAAGGAGGAAGACGACGGTACGAGGATCTCTCTCGCCGAGCTTCGGGCTGAATTGCCATCTTGACCTATGAAATCGAGTTCACGGCAGCAGCTGCGCGGCAGGTATGGTGAGTTGCTGGTCACCGTCATTCGTGCAGCGCATCGGCGGGAAGTTTATCGTTGATTCTTGTGTTCAGAATCGTGTGCCCACCGGGCTCCGGGGAGGTGGTCTCGGCCAGTTCGTCGCGGACCGTCATGAGGGCGAAACCCAGCAGGTTCAGCCCACGCCACGAGTGCGGATCGGCGATGCGGTCGTCGTCGGCGGCCAGCCCGGCCCCCCAGATGCGGTCGACGGGGCTCGCCTCCACCAGCACCCGTTCCCCAGTGCCGAGCAGGAACTCCTGCAGGTCGGGGTGCTGGGAGAACTTGGCCCGGTTGCCCTCCATCACGAGATCGAAACGGTGTTCGTCCCAGCGGTCCTGGTCGAATCCTCGGACCTCGCGACCGAGGCGTTTCGCGCAGTCCGGGTGGGAGGCCTTGACGATGCGATCCGCGGCCCCGTCGTCGCCGAAGAGCCGCGCCTTCCCCGCCATCATCCAGTGCTCGGCGGTGGCGTAGCGCACCCCGTCGACCTCGAAGGGTGAGGCCCACCACTGGCTGAGGCAGCTGCCCGAGAGGGTGCCGTTCGCGGTGGGCCGGTGTCCCCAGAAGTACAGGTATTTCGTCTTCTGCTTCCTGGCCGTGCGGGCCAGCAACCAGTCCAGGTCGTACATGACCCCTCCAGTGACTGCGTTTTGCGGGATGACAAGCCCCGATTCTAGTGGTTGTGCAGCGATTGCCGGTTTTTGTCGGCGGCGTGTGGAAAGCTTGTTCCGTGACGATCCTGGAGTTCCCCTTCCCGCACGTGGATCCCGTGGCGATCGCCATCGGGCCTGTGCGGATCCACTGGTACGCCATCATGTACCTGCTGGCTTTCGCCATGGCCTACGGGTTGATGCGGCTGAGGCTTCGTCACCAACCCTTCGCGTCGATAACGAAACCTTCCGTGTGGGTTCCCGCCGATATCGAGGACCTGCTGCTCTACGGAATCGCTGGCGTGATCCTGGGAGGGCGGCTCGGGTATGTGTTGTTC
This window contains:
- a CDS encoding MarR family winged helix-turn-helix transcriptional regulator, with amino-acid sequence MGDGDKILNSASVRLGILGVQVTELARQRLEPLGLAPKQVGLMAFVDSRTKASQREIASGMRVAPSLVVTLVDQLEALKAVTRIRRPGDRRVQEISLTEVGRKLLSEALVVVRALDEDLTAHLADGDRRALDRTLEAVENGRWLPDSMGRGSAD
- a CDS encoding type II toxin-antitoxin system Phd/YefM family antitoxin; amino-acid sequence: METITREVSTRELRSQLSDVLGRAMYAGERIGVTRNGKLAAVVVGVEDLEALEAYEMDQDIAAYRRSKEEDDGTRISLAELRAELPS
- a CDS encoding NADAR family protein, with translation MYDLDWLLARTARKQKTKYLYFWGHRPTANGTLSGSCLSQWWASPFEVDGVRYATAEHWMMAGKARLFGDDGAADRIVKASHPDCAKRLGREVRGFDQDRWDEHRFDLVMEGNRAKFSQHPDLQEFLLGTGERVLVEASPVDRIWGAGLAADDDRIADPHSWRGLNLLGFALMTVRDELAETTSPEPGGHTILNTRINDKLPADALHE